A genomic segment from Lutzomyia longipalpis isolate SR_M1_2022 chromosome 3, ASM2433408v1 encodes:
- the LOC129792004 gene encoding U-reduvitoxin-Pr11a-like: MKFLILTILILGVSLSMGQILENDPQGRACVPRSTFMDKEGCNRCTCTNDGARYACTKKFCTSLDMQGDEPQRCTPGSTFKAADGCNTCRCSDDGKNSMCTLMACIGNPTAENAPLPYRRKRDDSECVPKSTFTAADGCNTCTCSENGKYAFCTRMECPPKQVATPYRRRRDLGN, encoded by the exons atgaaattcttgattttgacaattttgatCCTTGGAGTGTCCCTCTCAATGG GACAAATCCTCGAGAATGATCCTCAGGGAAGAGCCTGCGTGCCCAGAAGTACATTCATGGACAAGGAGGGTTGCAACAGGTGTACCTGTACGAATGATGGCGCACGGTATGCCTGTACAAAGAAATTCTGTACCTCATTAGACATGCAGGGTGATGAACCACAGA GATGCACACCGGGATCAACGTTCAAAGCTGCCGATGGTTGCAACACGTGTAGGTGCTCTGATGACGGAAAGAACTCCATGTGTACCCTGATGGCATGCATTGGGAATCCAACAGCTGAAAATGCTCCACTACCCTACCGCAGGAAGCGTGATGACT CTGAATGCGTCCCAAAGTCCACCTTTACGGCTGCTGATGGTTGCAACACGTGCACATGCTCTGAGAATGGAAAATATGCCTTCTGCACGCGAATGGAGTGCCCGCCGAAGCAGGTGGCAACACCCTACCGCCGAAGACGTGATTTGGGTAACTAA
- the LOC129791857 gene encoding kinesin-like protein subito gives MSFLNPRDPSIDFHNRPMPVVSQPRLEPLLTEEEEESGCSVDATGSTGSTESLSFAEGRVDVYLRLRSPGTYAPGQKKLYEATMTGLKVQCGKKNASGQSKDSCTQLFSFTKVFEHLNNQRDIFHGAIKQHIENEEDAVFLTYGTSGSGKTYTLLGTQENPGIVPRAVKMIFAKYGNKIAYQAELKFANGSFKVLDEDRAVQEEMVRRRILNSPEAQSGVFNFEELQRKIDHEEDFRGNASVGECVYIWVSFMEIYNERVYDLLGKSPVGPRPQLKVLSNKGRPYAKNLTYVYVRTAEDVIKVLNYGLNHISCGSTAINATSSRSHSLFTMLVIKLSTPDNLSCVSYCFGDLAGSERLKKTENVGNRLKEAQNINKSLMYLGKCLNVLHENRLKKQKTIVPFRDSKLTVLIQSALLGRENLILIVNLDPIETFYEENMHVLDFSAIAREIVHPPTPEKKIKTARFSILNATAAQSAQRALLDENFKLKTANETLLSENNYLLDENATLKEENDQLREKIHDLVNSMMEKEMRIRRNLVDTSREHLEKQKALLDKIHQSEMMAQARAHATEIRKLQLQIRQLEEEIVEIPSSGEDESS, from the exons ATGTCATTCTTGAATCCACGAGATCCCAGCATTGATTTCCACAATCGCCCAATGCCGGTGGTGAGTCAGCCCCGTTTGGAGCCCCTTTTGAcggaggaagaagaagaatccgGATGTTCCGTGGATGCCACGGGATCTACGGGGTCCACGGAGAGTCTCTCCTTCGCTGAAGGACGCGTGGATGTGTATTTACGCCTCCGTAGCCCCGGGACTTATGCACCGGGTCAGAAGAAGCTCTACGAAGCCACAATGACGGGCCTAAAGGTGCAGTGTGGGAAGAAGAATGCTTCCGGACAAAGCAAAGATTCCTGCACTCAGCTGTTCTCCTTCACGAAGGTCTTTGAGCATCTCAATAATCAACGGGATATCTTTCATGGTGCCATAAAGCAGCATATTGAGAATGAGGAGGATGCTGTCTTCCTCACGTACGGAACTTCCGGCTCCGGGAAGACTTACACGCTTCTGG GCACTCAAGAGAATCCTGGTATTGTTCCGCGGGCAGTTAAGATGATTTTTGCAAAGTACGGCAATAAAATTGCCTACCAGGCAGAGTTAAAGTTCGCCAATGGATCATTCAAAGTTCTCGATGAAGATCGTGCTGTGCAGGAAGAGATGGTACGAAGGCGGATTCTCAATTCTCCGGAAGCACAGAGTGGTGTCTTCAATTTTGAGGAGCTGCAGCGGAAAATTGACCACGAAGAGGACTTCCGGGGGAATGCTTCCGTTGGGGAATGCGTGTACATTTGGGTTTCCTTCATGGAGATCTACAATGAGCGCGTTTATGATCTTCTGGGGAAGTCTCCGGTGGGGCCACGTCCGCAATTGAAGGTCCTTTCGAATAAAGGGCGTCCCTATGCGAAGAATCTCACATACGTGTACGTCCGGACGGCTGAGGATGTCATCAAGGTGCTCAACTACGGGCTGAATCACATCAGTTGCGGCTCCACAGCAATCAATGCCACCTCCAGTCGCTCCCATAGTCTCTTCACCATGCTCGTGATTAAATTGTCCACACCGGATAATCTCAGCTGTGTGTCGTACTGCTTTGGGGACTTGGCCGGTTCGGAGCGCCTCAAGAAGACGGAGAATGTGGGGAATCGCCTGAAAGAGGCACAGAACATCAACAAGTCCCTCATGTACCTGGGCAAGTGCCTCAATGTTCTCCATGAGAATCGACTGAAGAAACAAAAGACCATCGTACCCTTCCGTGACTCCAAGCTCACCGTTCTCATTCAATCCGCCCTCCTGGGCCGCGAGAATCTCATCCTCATTGTCAATCTTGATCCCATTGAGACGTTCTATGAGGAAAATATGCACGTGCTGGACTTTTCAGCCATTGCCCGGGAGATTGTTCATCCACCAACGCCTGAGAAGAAGATTAAAACAGCCCGATTCTCCATTCTCAATGCTACGGCCGCACAGAGTGCTCAACGTGCCCTCCttgatgagaatttcaaaCTCAAGACAGCAAATGAGACACTTCTCAGTGAGAACAATTATCTCCTCGATGAGAATGCCACGCTCAAGGAGGAGAATGATCAGCTCCGGGAGAAAATTCATGATCTTGTCAACAGCATGATGGAGAAGGAGATGCGCATCCGACGGAATCTCGTCGATACGTCGCGTGAGCATTTGGAGAAGCAAAAGGCGCTTCTAGATAAAATTCATCAGAGTGAGATGATGGCTCAGGCCAGGGCACACGCAACGGAAATCCGGAAGCTCCAATTGCAAATTCGTCAACTGGAGGAGGAAATCGTGGAGATCCCGAGTAGTGGTGAAGATGAATCCTCGTAA